TGGACTGTTTCTCAGTCCATGCCCAGCACTGTGACTCGAGAGCCTGTTCTCTACACTTCCCAGTTTTTCTGGAAATTCGAAGATAGGGATGCACATGGGCTCCTAAAGAGGGGGACAGGGCGAACTTCTCCTGTTCTCTGCTCCCCGTTAGGATTTTGCCAGCCCAAAAGCACATCCTTGGGGCTGTGCATCTGTCACAAGTCCTCCCCCAGTTTTTGGTTGCCCAAGAGAGGAGCTCCCTGGTTTCACACACCTCATtgctgtggggaggggaggtGGTGGGTCCGGCTGCACGAATCCTGCCTACCGCTGGCATCCTTCTTCCCTGTCCCCAAAGAGCCCACAGGCGGTGTGGAGGGCAGACGCTCTCCTTCCCCTACAGCGATGCAATGAGTTTTGCTGGTGATTCATTTTGCTGGTGGTGCCACAGCGTCCCTGCAAGGCAGCAGCCCTGACACATCCCATTGCAGGGTTGGGGATGCCGTTCTGGGGCTGTCCTGCCTGGCTGCACTGGCTGGGCTGAGGGCCATGAAGAGCCGCCTGcaccctgctgccagcacagagccactGGCTACCAGGGCCAGCATCCTGCTCATCCAGAGCTGTGCCACAGGTGCGTTGCTCCCTGCCCCCTGCTCTCCCAGGACCTCGTAGCCTGGATTCCCCTCTTTGCCCCAGGTTTTCAGGGCTGTTCTCTCCCGCAGCACGCAATGCCCTGgtggtgctggctgctggcctgGTGGCATACTCCTTCCAGGTGAGCGGCTCCCAACCACTGACGCTCACCGGCAGTGTTCCCTGTGGGCTCCCCCCATTCCATCCACCACCCTTCTCCAAGGCTGTTCCCAATGGCACTGTGCCTTTTGGCAGGATGGTGCAGGTGGGTGCCGGGCTCTGGGGCTGCTTTGTCGGCACCTCGGGGCTTGCTCCTCTGTTCTGATGCTCCCCATCCTCCTCTGCAGGACATGGGGGCTGGGCTGGCCGTGGTCCCCCTGGTGGGTGTGCTGGAGACTGTTGCCATTGCCAAAGCGTTTGGTACGGCTGGAGGGGGCCCTGTGAGGGGTTGGGGGCTGAGGGGACCTTTCAGTTCCCATGGGGGCAGTGTGCTGAGCgctctgggctgtgctcctCTCCTTGCAGCTTCACAGAACGATTACAGGATCGATGCCAACCAAGAGCTGCTGGCCATGGGTAAGGCTGTGGGGCTTATAGGGATGGGTGGGCCCATCTGGAGCAGAGGAGGTGACAGCGGTGACACAGATCGAGTTGtgcacccacagcccctctCCTTCCTGACTGCAGGCACTGCCAACATCCTGGGCTCCTTCTTCTCCTCGTATCCCATCACAGGAAGCTTTGGCCGGTGGGTGTATGGTGAATACATGAACTGGGGCTCATCCTGGGGGGTTGCGCAGAGACCTCAGGCAGAGCCCGTGTGGTGCTGGTGGTTCCCATGCCCCAGCCCCCAGCTGGCAGCAAGGCGGGCACATCACACAGCTGCTTTGCCCCCCAAGTCCCACAGTGGGTGAGGGGCACCAGGTTTGCCAGCAGCCCCCAGCGGGACCTGCCCAggggctgtgcaggcagcagaaggggCAGCATGTGGCTCTGTGTTTCAGGACAGCAGTGAATGCACAGACAGGGGTCTGCACCCCCATGGGAGGGCTCGTCACAGGTATTGCCTCTCACCTTGCTGCTCCTGGCTTCGGAGAGCCCCAGTACTTGGGGGGGCAAGGCTGAGGCACCGCTGCTGTCCCACAGGCAccctggtgctgctgtccctggCCTACCTCACCTCGCTCTTCTGCTACATCCCTAAAGCAGCGCTGGCGGCCGTCATCATCTCTGCTGTGGTCCCCATGTTTGATGCCAGGATCTTCAGGACACTCTGGAGGGTTAAGAGTGAGGGCACAAGTGGGGTGGGTGATGCCCAGACTGGGTGAGATGGGGTGTTTAGCCCTGGCCCCAGAAATGCCTGAGCCCTTCCCAGGGGTTGCGTGTCCACGGCTGGGGGTTTCTCCTTTTGCTGACCCAGTGACTGTTTCCTCCTCAGTTGTTCTGCCCTTGGGTCATAGAATCAgagcatggttgggttggaaggaacctcagaACCCCCCTCAGGCCCACCGCCTGCCATGGGTTAACTGCctgccaccagctcaggctgcccagggaccatccatggccttgggtacctccagggatggagcacgtacactgcttctctgggcagcagtgccagggcctcatcaCCTCTGgctaaagaatttcctccttgcATCTGACCtaattctttcctcttttagtttaaaaccattccaccTTCCCTGTGGGACCAGAATTGGGTTATGGAGCATCAGAGTGCTGCATCACCTTATCTATTTTCTGCTGCGCTTCCCTCTGCTTATCCACTGCTGGTTACCAACTTGACACTGAGGTTCTGGTGGCTGGAAGATGAGGCACAGCCAAGCCTGAGGCTGTCTATTTTGCAGGGCTGGACCTCGTCCCTCTCTGTGTgacatttctgctctgcttctgggAGGTGCAGTACGGCATCATGGCTGGCGTGCTGGTCTCAGGCATCCTCCTGCTCTACTCCGTGGCCAGGCCCCCGATCAAGGTGGGCTTACACCCTGCTTGGGCTCTCGCCGGCtccctgagagcagcagggaaTGGTGCAGGGCCCTGTCCTGCTCCTGCCTTGTCCCATGTCCCCAGCCAGCtgtcagcacagcccagggtCTTGTTCCAAGGAGCAAAAGCACAGGAGGAACCCAAGGAACTAGGGACAGGAGAGTGAGGCATTGCTTCCTTGTACCTTGGGTGTGTGCAGGAGAGGAATTCCTGTGAGGATGGGGGTGTGCTCACCCAGCAGGAAGGACACTGGCTCACATTGTCACGTGGGCCATTTCCTGGCTCAGGGCAGAccccagccctcagcccacTGTGACTCAGCCCCATGGGCCCCGTGCAGGTGTTGGAGCAAGGTGTGCTGGTCGTACAGCCGGGGAGCAGCCTGCACTTCCCTGCTGCTGACCACCTCCAGGACATCATCCGTGACCGAGCGCTGGCAGGTATGGTGCTCCTCAGCCATCAGATGGAAATGGGGACCCCCAGTGCTTCCCAGATCACTTCTGGGGGAGCTGAGCCTTATAGCTATGACCAAACACAGCTTTGGGCTGCCTGATCCGCAGGGCTGTGTCCCCTGGGGCACCTGTACTGCTCATGGAAAATGACCATGCGTTCTCCCAGCAGCGTCCCCACCGTGCTCTGTCATCCTGGATTGCCACCATGTCAGCAGCATCGACTACACGGCAGTGGTGGGGCTGGCTGAGGTGCTGCAAGACCTGCACAAGCACGGCATCTCGCTGGtgttctgcagcctgcaggtaCATGGGCAGCCATGCaaagccccagccctgccagcaccatGCTGGTTCACACGTACCAGGAAGGGTTGGTGCAGGTGACTCAGCCTTCCTTGCTCCAGGGTGAGCCCTTGGCTTGCAGCAGCCCATGTGCAAAGCACAACTGTGTGGCTGCCTCTCTTGGTAGCATCCTCgtctcagagaggtggtggctgCAGCCTCTTGAGCCACACTGTGGGGTGGTGAGGGAGGGCTGCGTCCCCCGCACAGCACAtgtgctgccctgccctgcccagaGGGGCTCCTGGCACAGAGCTCCCCAGCCCGTTTCTCTGCCCTCAGGACCCAGTTCTCCGAGCCCTGCTGGCCGCAGACTTGGAGGGATTCCAACATTTTCTCAGCTGGGAGGAGGCAGGTGAGGCTGCCATGAGATGCTCTTATGGCTCTCAGGGAGCTGGGGGAGTGAGGCTGAGCCCTGGCTTAATCCTGCTTTTCCCCCTTCCTCACTCAGCACGCTGTAGCGAAGCGGAGCTGGGGGTCAGCAGGACAGCCTACATTGACAGCACCGATGAgagctcactgctgcctgcaggacttATCcagtgaagcagagctgtggtgcgGGGCTCACTCTGTGCCTCAAGAGCTGCTCCCAATGGCCCCAGAGGCTGCACATCCCGTGCCTGCAAGGGCAGGCAGTGCTTGGGGGAGAGATGTGGGGACAGAGCAGCGACCCGATGGACTCTGGGATAAAGTCACTCCCTCAAGATTGGCCCCATCCTGgaagaaactgctttttaaaatcagatgttttatttctggagGCTTTTCTTACTCCGATACACTTCAGAGAACTGTAAAATCTTTGGGTTCTGACACACAGATGCACATTTTAAGGACGTcggagctgccctgcagctcaaGGCCGCACTTCAGCTCACACTGCCAGGAAATTAAAGCCTCTGTTACATGCTCCTTAGCTATCCCTCTGCTCTATGGGGTCTTCTACCAGGCTCTGTCGGGGGGTCCCACCCGTGAGCTGGGTTCTGCCCTGTGTAGGGAAGCAGTTGGCTGACCCCCATCAGGGGATACAAGAAAACAGGAACTCCAGTTCCTGACTCAGCACATCTTTATCTTGCTTTGGAGAAAGCTGACGTGCGGGAAGGAGAAATCGATCTACAGTTTCTTGGTACGGTTGAGCGCAGCATAAGGAAATGAAAG
The genomic region above belongs to Lagopus muta isolate bLagMut1 chromosome 18, bLagMut1 primary, whole genome shotgun sequence and contains:
- the SLC26A11 gene encoding sodium-independent sulfate anion transporter isoform X2, with translation MWGPREPGQRWWQRAVLRRLPVLGWLPRYSLSCLRLDLIAGVTVGLTVVPQALAYAEVAGLPVQYGLYSSFVGCFVYCLLGTAKDVTLGPTAIMSLLVSSYAFHDPAYAVLLAFLSGCIQLAMGLLHLGFLLDFVSCPVIKGFTSAASITISFNQVKNILGLQGIPRQFFLQVYETLRRIGETRVGDAVLGLSCLAALAGLRAMKSRLHPAASTEPLATRASILLIQSCATARNALVVLAAGLVAYSFQVSGSQPLTLTGSVPCGLPPFHPPPFSKAVPNGTVPFGRMVQDMGAGLAVVPLVGVLETVAIAKAFASQNDYRIDANQELLAMGTANILGSFFSSYPITGSFGRTAVNAQTGVCTPMGGLVTGTLVLLSLAYLTSLFCYIPKAALAAVIISAVVPMFDARIFRTLWRVKRLDLVPLCVTFLLCFWEVQYGIMAGVLVSGILLLYSVARPPIKVLEQGVLVVQPGSSLHFPAADHLQDIIRDRALAASPPCSVILDCHHVSSIDYTAVVGLAEVLQDLHKHGISLVFCSLQDPVLRALLAADLEGFQHFLSWEEAARCSEAELGVSRTAYIDSTDESSLLPAGLIQ
- the SLC26A11 gene encoding sodium-independent sulfate anion transporter isoform X1 — its product is MWGPREPGQRWWQRAVLRRLPVLGWLPRYSLSCLRLDLIAGVTVGLTVVPQALAYAEVAGLPVQYGLYSSFVGCFVYCLLGTAKDVTLGPTAIMSLLVSSYAFHDPAYAVLLAFLSGCIQLAMGLLHLGFLLDFVSCPVIKGFTSAASITISFNQVKNILGLQGIPRQFFLQVYETLRRIGETRVGDAVLGLSCLAALAGLRAMKSRLHPAASTEPLATRASILLIQSCATARNALVVLAAGLVAYSFQVSGSQPLTLTGSVPCGLPPFHPPPFSKAVPNGTVPFGRMVQDMGAGLAVVPLVGVLETVAIAKAFASQNDYRIDANQELLAMGTANILGSFFSSYPITGSFGRTAVNAQTGVCTPMGGLVTGTLVLLSLAYLTSLFCYIPKAALAAVIISAVVPMFDARIFRTLWRVKRLDLVPLCVTFLLCFWEVQYGIMAGVLVSGILLLYSVARPPIKVLEQGVLVVQPGSSLHFPAADHLQDIIRDRALAAASPPCSVILDCHHVSSIDYTAVVGLAEVLQDLHKHGISLVFCSLQDPVLRALLAADLEGFQHFLSWEEAARCSEAELGVSRTAYIDSTDESSLLPAGLIQ